In Desulfofundulus kuznetsovii DSM 6115, the following are encoded in one genomic region:
- a CDS encoding CARDB domain-containing protein, whose protein sequence is MLRKLISWVLMTALVLGAVPYCGTASALPGGEGEQVVKQEVIVGYFDIWKGDTWQDTNRDGRPDMPGQKGKTYTNTYSAAEKLKDWTLTRVEVKYPFSREEYEAAGGRQYGYDGSLWYDPDTGEPKMSWDKFKRWYLKHLPQNLSAKIASQDLAGGKAVVKWTLDLALLSNALNLKDPENRRYIGYEPDNFGELVEGWRWYLPAIITWYGVPKQQTDLVAVSIDPGTGEADPGGKYTGRVTFRNDSSIKLTGVPVEVRSNGAAVLSTTVDFGPGETRTFTFTWTAPGSGVVELKGVINGSRKIQETRYDNNEVKVLVPVKEKQTPSGPGSLTFQAVSQDRSITRPPNTAKWTDWVTATLKPPAPKPPRGWLEWWKITSADLTYPKKNPEFTFGTPYPPVGTVTVPMKPNGHEAKVEFQEDWGMDGAKIYSILERKMMAENPKEYKLTARYTVEYKYCWIECDEDGCWTECATATTSGTVSGNLLVNGTGVDSRAQ, encoded by the coding sequence GTGTTGAGAAAACTGATCAGCTGGGTGCTGATGACGGCGTTGGTTTTAGGAGCCGTCCCATATTGCGGGACGGCTTCAGCATTGCCCGGCGGTGAAGGTGAACAGGTAGTCAAGCAGGAAGTTATCGTCGGCTACTTTGACATCTGGAAAGGGGACACCTGGCAGGACACTAACCGTGACGGGAGACCGGACATGCCCGGGCAGAAAGGGAAAACTTACACCAATACCTACTCCGCCGCGGAGAAACTGAAGGACTGGACGCTGACCAGGGTGGAAGTGAAGTACCCCTTCAGCCGGGAAGAATACGAGGCTGCTGGCGGCAGGCAGTACGGTTATGATGGGAGTTTATGGTACGACCCTGATACGGGGGAACCGAAAATGTCGTGGGATAAATTTAAACGTTGGTATTTAAAACACCTCCCCCAAAACCTTTCAGCAAAGATAGCCAGCCAGGACCTGGCTGGTGGGAAAGCTGTAGTTAAGTGGACATTGGATCTTGCCCTACTTTCTAACGCCTTGAACCTCAAAGACCCCGAAAACCGCCGGTACATCGGGTACGAGCCGGATAACTTCGGCGAACTGGTGGAAGGCTGGCGGTGGTACCTCCCGGCGATCATCACGTGGTACGGTGTGCCCAAGCAACAAACCGACCTGGTGGCGGTCAGCATTGACCCCGGTACGGGGGAAGCCGACCCCGGCGGGAAGTACACCGGGAGAGTTACGTTCAGGAACGACTCAAGTATAAAGCTGACCGGGGTACCGGTTGAGGTGCGTTCCAACGGAGCGGCTGTTCTTTCTACAACGGTGGACTTTGGGCCTGGCGAGACCAGAACCTTCACCTTTACCTGGACGGCACCCGGATCCGGAGTGGTTGAGCTCAAGGGCGTTATCAACGGGAGCCGCAAAATCCAAGAGACCCGCTACGACAACAACGAGGTAAAGGTTCTGGTACCGGTTAAAGAAAAACAGACCCCGTCCGGTCCCGGATCCCTCACCTTCCAGGCGGTGAGCCAGGACAGGAGCATAACCAGGCCGCCGAACACGGCGAAGTGGACGGACTGGGTGACGGCCACGCTAAAACCTCCTGCTCCGAAACCTCCGCGGGGCTGGCTGGAGTGGTGGAAGATAACCAGCGCCGACCTGACCTACCCGAAGAAGAACCCTGAATTCACTTTTGGCACGCCCTACCCGCCCGTGGGGACCGTGACGGTTCCCATGAAACCGAACGGCCACGAGGCGAAGGTGGAGTTTCAGGAGGACTGGGGCATGGACGGTGCCAAGATATACTCGATCCTGGAGAGGAAGATGATGGCCGAGAATCCGAAGGAATATAAGCTGACGGCCAGGTACACTGTGGAATACAAGTACTGCTGGATAGAGTGCGACGAGGACGGGTGCTGGACGGAGTGCGCCACGGCGACCACTTCCGGCACGGTTTCCGGCAACCTCCTGGTGAACGGTACAGGCGTTGACAGCAGGGCACAATGA
- a CDS encoding HD-GYP domain-containing protein, translating into MRVNLTERGVVLLKISTKFLLPGMKLARPVYGKNGELLLKKGVVLTAGYVMSLRRCGILAVDVDGLTDLSEEHRNLLEDEVRSDVMNVVRGWSQGEKRKGFERVVETVERIVDEILSGKEVIGNLTEICSADMYTYAHSVDVCVLSLTVGVKLGYSRKDLLLLGMGSLLHDLGKSRVPPEILNKPGKLTPGEFREIKKHPVYGYKIILESQDRIDSRSAAVILNHHERYDGTGYPRGLKGEEIDEMSAICAVADVYNAITTDRVYRKAYPPHEAYEMVMASGNLMFSARVVEAFLKCVLPYPPGSVVRLSNDLIGVVSRVKQGFPFRPVVRIVNSGEELDLLQESSVVITGLLRSEELRDLLTKGGMSGAAAASSSGRAAGNN; encoded by the coding sequence GTGAGGGTGAACCTGACAGAAAGAGGGGTGGTGCTTTTGAAAATATCGACGAAATTTCTTCTACCCGGCATGAAGCTGGCCAGGCCTGTGTACGGGAAAAATGGAGAGCTCCTGCTGAAGAAAGGGGTGGTGCTGACTGCCGGCTACGTTATGTCTCTGAGGAGGTGCGGGATCCTTGCGGTCGATGTGGACGGTTTGACTGACTTGAGCGAGGAGCACCGGAACCTCCTGGAAGATGAGGTCCGGAGCGATGTAATGAACGTGGTCCGCGGGTGGAGCCAGGGTGAAAAACGGAAGGGCTTCGAAAGAGTTGTGGAAACGGTAGAGAGGATTGTGGACGAAATTCTTTCCGGCAAGGAAGTTATTGGCAATCTTACCGAGATATGTTCCGCTGACATGTACACCTACGCGCACAGCGTGGACGTGTGCGTGCTCTCGCTTACCGTAGGGGTGAAACTCGGGTACAGCAGGAAAGACCTCCTGCTCCTCGGGATGGGCAGTCTCCTGCATGACCTGGGGAAGTCCAGGGTGCCCCCGGAAATACTGAACAAACCTGGCAAGCTGACTCCGGGAGAATTCCGGGAAATAAAGAAGCATCCCGTCTACGGCTACAAGATTATCCTGGAATCCCAGGACAGGATAGATTCCCGGAGTGCGGCCGTTATACTGAACCACCACGAGAGGTATGACGGTACGGGTTACCCGCGCGGCCTGAAGGGGGAGGAGATTGACGAGATGTCGGCCATCTGCGCCGTGGCTGACGTTTACAACGCCATCACCACGGACAGGGTGTACAGGAAAGCTTATCCCCCGCATGAGGCATACGAGATGGTCATGGCTTCGGGTAACCTGATGTTCAGCGCCAGGGTGGTCGAAGCATTCTTGAAGTGTGTCCTCCCCTACCCGCCGGGTTCGGTGGTCAGACTTTCAAATGATTTAATAGGAGTAGTTTCCAGGGTGAAACAGGGTTTTCCGTTCAGGCCGGTGGTCAGGATAGTGAACTCCGGGGAGGAACTGGACCTCTTGCAGGAGAGCAGCGTGGTGATAACGGGGCTCCTGCGATCCGAAGAACTGCGCGACTTGCTCACGAAGGGGGGTATGTCCGGTGCTGCTGCCGCTTCCTCCTCTGGCCGGGCTGCAGGAAACAATTAG
- a CDS encoding GGDEF domain-containing protein: MLLPLPPLAGLQETIRFLLPRIAEVTGAEDVIICLNAPNTAGRYTVGYRAGKFYDPHAFQYTRSGLVFIPLKMGDWLALYEMKKPFDQRVLEQYCSQALENAAKYESVQQQAMVDVLTGLPNRAALYRKLQEEVKRLCRFCVLFVDLNGFKQINDTYGHLMGDDVLKKAAEEIRSVLRASDFLARYGGDEFVAVLSETTSEKGELVASRIRSMAVKVEDISVSVSVGLAVYPEDGLTPKDLIGRADGRMYMDKEKNRGVTG, encoded by the coding sequence GTGCTGCTGCCGCTTCCTCCTCTGGCCGGGCTGCAGGAAACAATTAGGTTCCTCCTGCCGCGCATTGCAGAGGTAACCGGGGCTGAAGATGTAATAATCTGCCTGAATGCCCCGAACACCGCGGGTAGGTATACGGTAGGGTACAGGGCAGGGAAGTTTTACGACCCTCACGCGTTTCAGTATACCAGGAGCGGCCTCGTGTTTATACCGCTGAAGATGGGGGACTGGCTGGCGCTGTACGAGATGAAGAAACCGTTTGACCAGCGGGTTCTGGAACAGTACTGCTCTCAGGCGCTGGAGAACGCCGCCAAGTACGAGAGCGTCCAGCAGCAGGCCATGGTGGACGTGCTCACGGGGCTCCCGAACAGGGCGGCCCTGTACCGGAAGCTTCAGGAAGAAGTAAAGCGCCTGTGCAGGTTCTGCGTCCTGTTTGTGGACCTGAACGGTTTCAAGCAGATCAACGATACCTACGGCCATCTAATGGGTGATGATGTGTTAAAGAAGGCCGCAGAGGAAATAAGGAGCGTATTGCGGGCTTCAGACTTCCTGGCCCGTTATGGTGGTGACGAATTCGTCGCTGTACTCTCAGAAACCACGAGCGAAAAGGGGGAGTTGGTGGCGTCCAGGATAAGAAGCATGGCTGTCAAGGTGGAAGACATAAGCGTATCGGTATCTGTCGGCCTGGCGGTATATCCGGAGGACGGGTTGACGCCTAAAGACCTTATTGGGCGAGCCGACGGCAGGATGTACATGGACAAGGAAAAAAACAGGGGGGTTACTGGATGA
- a CDS encoding VanW family protein produces the protein MTGAFLAAGAVFHAGLVGYGYVATGSVCPVCWKFAAMGVLLAVFYLISPDKQPGRMVYVSAGPARALAVVVLALLIVNPGTEPVVALPATAAVAAGVESHSDSIKKAGPDPVEKAASYKLRVSTPDGEETYLDLREKPALFFAAWCPHCPEALKDAARLLPGKRPYLIVTYLREEGDIGKAKAKLAENGLTGEPYYLVQSPPEGVQGVPSLVWWDGGEVKHVEGAALIKKELGVPELLGYAEIPNPPDGGGKNAALAAALINGKIIQPGEVYSFNRAVGPRTVSRGFVEGRSVVETVYGPKLVPDVGGGVCRASTALYLAVLDAGLEVVERHGHSMPVSYAEPGKDAAVAWPYWDFRFRNTAGKLLVIKTRSDYGRLRVELWAFQ, from the coding sequence TTGACAGGAGCTTTTCTGGCTGCTGGAGCGGTATTCCACGCGGGGCTGGTCGGGTACGGTTACGTCGCAACCGGATCTGTCTGCCCGGTCTGCTGGAAGTTTGCAGCTATGGGTGTGTTGCTGGCCGTATTTTACCTGATTTCACCGGACAAACAGCCCGGGCGGATGGTTTATGTATCTGCCGGTCCCGCCCGGGCACTGGCGGTGGTAGTCCTGGCACTGCTGATTGTCAATCCGGGTACGGAGCCGGTTGTTGCCCTGCCCGCGACTGCGGCAGTGGCAGCGGGTGTGGAAAGTCACTCTGACAGCATTAAAAAAGCCGGGCCGGACCCGGTTGAAAAGGCAGCTTCCTACAAGCTCCGGGTATCCACCCCGGACGGAGAGGAAACGTACCTGGACCTGCGGGAAAAACCCGCCCTGTTTTTCGCGGCATGGTGCCCGCACTGCCCGGAAGCGCTGAAAGACGCGGCCAGGCTGTTGCCGGGAAAACGTCCATATCTGATTGTCACTTACTTGCGCGAAGAAGGGGACATCGGAAAAGCGAAAGCAAAGCTGGCTGAAAATGGCCTGACCGGGGAGCCGTACTACCTGGTCCAGTCTCCACCCGAAGGCGTCCAGGGTGTACCTTCTCTGGTCTGGTGGGACGGTGGTGAAGTAAAGCATGTTGAAGGTGCTGCATTAATCAAAAAGGAGCTGGGTGTACCAGAACTTCTGGGGTACGCCGAGATCCCGAACCCGCCGGACGGGGGTGGGAAGAACGCGGCATTGGCGGCAGCACTGATAAACGGCAAGATAATCCAGCCTGGCGAAGTGTACAGCTTCAACCGGGCTGTGGGGCCGCGCACGGTATCCAGGGGTTTTGTGGAAGGGAGGTCCGTTGTCGAGACGGTTTATGGCCCCAAATTGGTGCCGGACGTAGGCGGTGGCGTCTGCAGGGCCTCTACCGCCCTTTACCTGGCGGTGCTGGACGCGGGTCTGGAGGTGGTGGAACGTCACGGCCACAGTATGCCCGTGAGCTACGCCGAGCCGGGTAAGGATGCAGCAGTGGCCTGGCCGTACTGGGATTTCCGGTTCAGGAACACGGCAGGGAAACTTCTGGTAATCAAAACCCGTAGTGATTACGGAAGACTGAGGGTGGAATTATGGGCGTTCCAGTAA
- a CDS encoding stage V sporulation protein S, protein MELLKVSSRTDTRKLGKALYQALRKNGGEAVLQAVGAGAVNQAVKGVAVARGLAAPEGADLKAVPGLVKVEMDGTEKTAVRFRVFWR, encoded by the coding sequence TTGGAACTGCTGAAGGTATCTTCCAGAACTGACACCAGGAAACTCGGGAAGGCGTTGTATCAAGCGCTCAGGAAAAATGGCGGAGAAGCCGTCCTCCAGGCCGTTGGTGCCGGGGCGGTCAACCAGGCCGTGAAAGGGGTAGCCGTGGCGCGGGGTCTGGCGGCCCCGGAGGGCGCTGACTTAAAGGCGGTGCCGGGGTTGGTAAAAGTAGAAATGGACGGAACTGAGAAGACGGCGGTGCGATTCCGCGTGTTTTGGCGGTGA
- a CDS encoding HD-GYP domain-containing protein, with amino-acid sequence MHALILHRPGLPGWLSEMLKYQGPNRLAMEMLAWHETLYYHAIATAVYVEAVGRALGLLEKELEWLTQAAFFHDCGKITWPSALVSKARLSDDDRKLVNAHPIAGEYYLREYWPDVPDPVCRVVREHHERPDGSGYPNGLKDGDIHPLSVIVAAVEVYTALLEHRPYRDRSFTKVEALAELERHGFPEDVVRVLAGVGEVVVGKVVGK; translated from the coding sequence GTGCACGCACTCATTCTCCACCGCCCGGGCCTGCCCGGGTGGCTGTCTGAAATGCTCAAATACCAGGGGCCGAACAGGCTGGCCATGGAAATGCTGGCCTGGCACGAGACGCTGTATTATCACGCCATCGCCACGGCGGTATACGTCGAAGCGGTGGGTCGTGCGCTGGGCCTTCTGGAGAAAGAGCTGGAATGGCTCACCCAGGCTGCATTCTTTCATGACTGCGGCAAGATTACCTGGCCTTCAGCGCTGGTAAGTAAAGCCCGTTTGAGCGACGACGACCGGAAGCTGGTTAACGCCCACCCCATAGCAGGGGAGTATTACCTTCGGGAATACTGGCCTGACGTGCCGGATCCGGTGTGTCGTGTGGTCAGGGAACATCATGAGAGGCCGGACGGCTCCGGTTATCCGAACGGGCTGAAGGACGGGGATATACACCCGTTGTCGGTGATAGTCGCAGCGGTGGAAGTCTATACGGCGCTCTTGGAACACCGGCCCTACAGGGACAGGAGCTTTACGAAGGTCGAAGCCCTGGCGGAGCTGGAGAGGCATGGTTTTCCGGAAGACGTGGTCCGGGTACTGGCGGGGGTTGGGGAAGTGGTGGTGGGGAAGGTAGTGGGGAAATAG
- the wecB gene encoding non-hydrolyzing UDP-N-acetylglucosamine 2-epimerase: MNILKVVTVIGVRPQFIKAAAVSQQFRKAGVREVLVHTGQHYDYSMNKVFFEQLGLPKPDYVLPKDGFSCTGWSRICAAAEAVAGILARECPDWVLVYGDANPALSGALAAVRTGIPLAHVEAGLRSGDFRMIEEGNRKVIDRLADILFAPTETAVKNLNSEGLFRGVYLVGDVMYNVLMENLPRAADSNILQKLDLVQGKYALATVHRAENVNNPAVLRRILDGLERVAAHLLPVVVPAHPGLSHKLTIFGLVTNRVRMIDPQPYLDMLWLVKNAALVLTDSGGLQKEACWLQTPCVVLRNSTEWVETVTSGWADLAGNDPENIFQTARQQLDNRSRRLISWQSSAGAAARIVDILLSR, encoded by the coding sequence ATGAATATTTTGAAGGTTGTTACGGTAATTGGCGTTCGACCACAGTTTATCAAAGCAGCGGCAGTATCCCAGCAGTTTCGAAAGGCAGGAGTTCGTGAAGTGCTGGTACATACCGGGCAGCACTATGACTATTCTATGAACAAGGTATTTTTCGAACAGCTTGGCCTTCCGAAACCAGACTATGTTTTGCCTAAAGACGGATTTTCCTGTACGGGATGGAGCCGGATCTGTGCGGCAGCGGAGGCAGTTGCCGGGATTCTCGCACGGGAATGTCCCGATTGGGTGCTGGTATACGGCGATGCCAACCCGGCTTTATCGGGGGCTTTGGCAGCCGTTCGTACGGGCATTCCCCTTGCGCATGTGGAAGCTGGCTTGCGCTCCGGTGATTTTCGAATGATTGAGGAAGGAAACCGGAAAGTGATTGACCGTTTGGCGGACATTTTGTTTGCCCCGACGGAGACGGCGGTCAAGAATTTAAATTCTGAAGGGCTGTTCCGCGGAGTATATCTTGTAGGCGATGTTATGTACAACGTGCTTATGGAAAATCTTCCCCGTGCGGCGGACTCGAACATATTACAAAAGCTGGATTTGGTTCAGGGGAAATATGCGTTGGCCACCGTTCACCGAGCCGAAAACGTGAACAATCCCGCTGTGTTGCGGCGAATTTTGGACGGGCTCGAACGTGTGGCAGCACATTTGTTGCCTGTGGTTGTTCCGGCTCATCCCGGGCTGAGTCACAAGCTAACAATATTTGGGTTAGTGACAAATCGGGTACGGATGATTGATCCGCAACCGTACCTGGATATGCTCTGGCTGGTAAAAAATGCTGCTCTTGTACTGACCGACTCTGGCGGTTTACAAAAGGAAGCCTGCTGGCTTCAGACACCCTGCGTGGTGTTGAGAAACAGCACTGAGTGGGTCGAGACGGTGACTTCGGGATGGGCCGACCTTGCCGGAAACGACCCGGAAAATATTTTTCAAACTGCCCGGCAACAGCTTGATAATCGGTCTCGCAGGTTAATTTCATGGCAGTCTTCTGCCGGAGCCGCTGCGAGAATTGTTGATATTCTACTTTCCAGGTGA
- a CDS encoding ASCH domain-containing protein — MILFKPEHVEPILSGRKTQTRRLGRKRWKVGSIHQCRLNYRVEPFAYVKVTAVRRERLGDITEEDAWKEGYPSVEAYREAFEQIYGFWNPDVDVWVVDFELAK; from the coding sequence TTGATTCTGTTCAAACCCGAACACGTGGAGCCCATCCTGTCAGGCCGCAAGACCCAGACCCGGCGGTTGGGCAGGAAAAGATGGAAAGTAGGCTCCATCCACCAGTGCAGGTTGAATTACCGAGTGGAACCGTTCGCTTACGTGAAAGTAACCGCTGTCCGGCGGGAGCGGCTGGGCGACATTACGGAGGAGGACGCCTGGAAAGAGGGCTACCCCTCGGTGGAGGCGTACCGGGAAGCGTTCGAACAGATATACGGCTTCTGGAACCCGGATGTTGATGTTTGGGTGGTGGATTTCGAGCTGGCCAAGTAA
- the tnpA gene encoding IS200/IS605 family transposase codes for MMPNHLHLFVNAPPTLAPHNIVARIKGLTSRHLRREFEHIARMPSVWTRSYFVSTAGNVSSDTIRKYIEMQKKRG; via the coding sequence ATCATGCCCAACCACCTGCACCTCTTCGTTAACGCGCCGCCGACGCTGGCACCGCATAATATTGTCGCCAGAATCAAAGGATTGACTTCCCGCCACCTTCGCCGGGAATTTGAGCATATCGCACGGATGCCTTCAGTGTGGACGCGAAGCTATTTTGTATCCACTGCCGGCAACGTGTCTTCCGACACCATCCGCAAGTACATCGAAATGCAGAAGAAAAGGGGGTGA
- a CDS encoding RNA-guided endonuclease InsQ/TnpB family protein, which translates to MIELARKKKSSNNAPMQTFTARAKVVNLSDRDALLLGLLGFVATKLWNVANHHRRIVWNETGKIPGFAEQCRELKNNRWYRLLPSQSSQEILGEQDDSYRSWFSHRKNGDKKAHPPGFRKKDTLSTVTFKQNAFEMLPDNRVRLKLPKTYGTREIVLEYQLPPDVTLGKVQQVKLVYEPRTGNWYLHITYRVSVKYKETGNVMALDLGIVNIVAGLISDGFSFIVPGGELLALDRYFQKEKARCTRSTSRRCIELNTRWGRQRNHYLHVLSRWLVNLAIAHNVSVILVGELKGIRADKDWGDAGNQKLHAWPFSKIISLLTYKAALAGIRVVKVPEKSTSTTCPVCGRRVKKARVHRGLFVHCGVALNADLVGAHNILQRYLREAGLALPDRSGVVGALARPAVNLFVWRKATPLGREQGTFRQAA; encoded by the coding sequence GTGATTGAACTGGCACGCAAGAAAAAGTCCAGTAACAATGCGCCGATGCAGACCTTCACGGCCAGGGCCAAAGTCGTCAACCTTTCCGACCGGGACGCCTTGCTCCTGGGTCTTTTAGGGTTTGTAGCGACAAAACTCTGGAACGTTGCCAACCACCACCGGCGCATTGTCTGGAACGAAACCGGCAAAATACCTGGTTTCGCGGAGCAGTGCCGGGAGCTTAAAAACAACCGCTGGTACAGGCTCCTGCCGTCTCAAAGCTCCCAGGAAATTCTGGGCGAGCAGGACGACTCCTACCGGTCGTGGTTCTCACACCGAAAAAACGGTGACAAGAAGGCTCATCCGCCGGGATTCCGGAAAAAGGACACCCTCAGCACCGTGACGTTCAAGCAAAACGCATTCGAAATGCTGCCGGACAACCGGGTACGCCTGAAGCTGCCCAAAACCTATGGTACGCGGGAGATTGTACTGGAATACCAGCTCCCTCCGGACGTCACTTTGGGCAAAGTCCAGCAGGTAAAGCTGGTCTACGAACCCAGGACCGGCAACTGGTACCTGCATATAACCTATAGAGTCTCCGTTAAATACAAGGAAACCGGAAACGTCATGGCGTTAGACCTGGGCATTGTAAACATCGTGGCTGGATTAATTTCCGACGGCTTCTCTTTCATTGTACCCGGCGGGGAACTTTTGGCCCTCGACCGGTACTTCCAGAAAGAGAAAGCCAGGTGCACCAGGTCCACCAGCAGGCGTTGTATTGAACTGAACACCCGGTGGGGCAGACAGCGCAACCACTACCTGCACGTACTGAGCAGGTGGCTGGTTAACCTAGCTATTGCTCACAACGTCTCCGTCATCTTAGTCGGCGAATTAAAAGGTATTCGTGCGGACAAGGACTGGGGAGACGCGGGCAACCAGAAGCTCCACGCCTGGCCGTTCAGTAAGATAATAAGCCTGCTCACTTATAAAGCGGCCCTCGCCGGCATCCGGGTGGTCAAAGTGCCGGAGAAAAGCACCAGCACGACCTGCCCGGTGTGCGGCAGGAGGGTTAAGAAGGCCCGTGTGCACCGGGGGCTGTTTGTCCACTGCGGTGTCGCACTGAACGCCGACCTGGTGGGTGCACACAACATCCTGCAAAGGTATCTCCGTGAGGCCGGTCTGGCACTGCCGGACCGGTCGGGAGTAGTGGGCGCACTGGCACGCCCTGCGGTCAACCTGTTCGTGTGGAGGAAAGCCACACCGTTAGGCCGTGAACAGGGGACGTTCAGGCAGGCCGCTTAG
- a CDS encoding aspartyl-phosphate phosphatase Spo0E family protein has protein sequence MVQLDLVQNGERGKFLLELGRTILRLEKARRELLNTDPGDKEKLLAASRKVDKLVVEYYRAKYNHRIGAAVTEGQI, from the coding sequence GTGGTTCAATTGGATCTGGTGCAAAATGGCGAAAGGGGGAAATTTTTGTTGGAACTCGGTAGGACGATTCTGCGGCTGGAGAAGGCCAGGAGGGAACTGCTGAATACCGATCCCGGCGACAAAGAAAAGCTCCTGGCGGCCAGCCGGAAGGTGGATAAGCTGGTCGTGGAATATTACCGGGCGAAGTACAATCACAGGATTGGGGCGGCTGTGACTGAGGGACAAATCTGA
- a CDS encoding DUF3006 domain-containing protein: MLIIDRFEGDWAVIEFGHKTFNIPKALIPPGAREGDVINIHITLDREATGSRAGAIKRLADELFED, translated from the coding sequence ATGCTGATCATTGACCGGTTCGAAGGAGACTGGGCCGTTATCGAATTCGGCCATAAGACCTTCAATATTCCTAAAGCCCTGATCCCCCCCGGAGCCCGGGAAGGGGACGTTATCAATATACATATAACCCTGGACAGAGAAGCCACCGGTTCCAGGGCTGGAGCCATCAAGCGGCTGGCGGACGAACTTTTTGAGGATTAG
- a CDS encoding Ada metal-binding domain-containing protein gives MPTGSGGGYIGNKNSKKFHRPDCRWAAEIAPHNRVEFRSREEAVKAGYVPCKVCRP, from the coding sequence ATGCCAACAGGGAGTGGAGGCGGGTACATAGGTAACAAGAACAGCAAGAAATTCCATCGTCCGGACTGTCGGTGGGCGGCTGAAATAGCTCCACACAACCGGGTGGAGTTCCGGAGCAGGGAAGAGGCGGTTAAGGCGGGATATGTGCCGTGTAAGGTATGCAGGCCATAA